A part of Actinomycetota bacterium genomic DNA contains:
- a CDS encoding DUF6457 domain-containing protein, with amino-acid sequence MDELERWMAAVVEELGVQGPADLAAARDLLLDVAREVAHAVDRPAAPVTAFLLGLAAGPGAAGLDRHAQTVRRLAAAWPGAPPAPAKANGDG; translated from the coding sequence ATGGACGAGCTGGAGCGGTGGATGGCGGCCGTCGTCGAGGAACTGGGTGTGCAGGGCCCGGCCGACCTGGCCGCGGCCCGGGACCTGCTGCTCGATGTGGCCCGCGAGGTGGCCCACGCCGTCGACCGCCCGGCCGCGCCCGTGACCGCCTTCCTGCTGGGCCTGGCCGCTGGCCCGGGGGCGGCCGGCCTGGATCGCCACGCCCAGACCGTCCGGCGCCTGGCCGCGGCCTGGCCCGGAGCGCCGCCGGCGCCAGCGAAGGCGAACGGGGACGGCTGA
- a CDS encoding NTP transferase domain-containing protein — protein MSLPEFDAIVLTGGRGRRMGGADKGSLVVDGVPLAHRVVAAVAGATRVVVAGPVPAGLEREVVAVHEEPPGGGPAAAVAAGLAHVTAGRVVVLATDLPFVDAAAVAHLVAAVPPSGGVALAVDGSGRDQFLLSAWATSTLRDALREAAGPGPAGAAGLPAHRVLAAARPVVRVSGLGPADGPPPWLDCDTPGDLAAARRWAQGGGQS, from the coding sequence ATGAGCTTGCCGGAGTTCGACGCCATCGTGCTCACCGGGGGCCGGGGACGGCGGATGGGCGGCGCCGACAAGGGCTCCCTCGTGGTCGACGGCGTCCCCCTGGCTCACCGGGTGGTGGCCGCGGTAGCGGGCGCCACCCGGGTCGTCGTGGCCGGGCCCGTGCCCGCGGGCCTCGAACGTGAGGTGGTGGCCGTCCACGAAGAACCTCCCGGCGGTGGGCCGGCGGCGGCCGTGGCCGCCGGGCTGGCCCACGTCACCGCCGGCCGGGTGGTGGTGCTGGCCACCGACCTGCCGTTCGTGGACGCGGCCGCCGTCGCCCACCTGGTGGCCGCCGTCCCCCCCTCGGGCGGCGTGGCCCTGGCTGTCGACGGCTCGGGGCGCGACCAGTTCCTCCTCTCGGCGTGGGCGACGTCGACGCTGCGGGACGCCTTGCGGGAGGCGGCCGGGCCCGGCCCGGCGGGGGCCGCCGGCCTGCCGGCCCACCGGGTGTTGGCCGCCGCCCGGCCCGTCGTGAGGGTCAGCGGCCTGGGCCCGGCGGACGGCCCCCCACCGTGGCTCGACTGCGACACACCCGGCGACCTGGCCGCCGCCCGCCGCTGGGCGCAGGGCGGCGGCCAGTCCTGA
- the fdhD gene encoding formate dehydrogenase accessory sulfurtransferase FdhD, translating into MSAPPADRAARRPGPTTPAVVRVISGSRDVTRHDKVATEEPLEIRLSAGPDSRTVAVTMRTPGSDFELAAGFLHTEGVIASRRDLDRIAYCTDGSDQLFNTVTVRLSSPRLPDLAPLERYGTISSACGVCGKASLDGLRARGARPLAPGEGPVVDASVLYSLPDALRAAQRTFDTTGGLHAAGLFSPGGELWCAREDIGRHNTVDKVIGWALMNGRLADLRDAVLVVSGRAGFEIVQKAAAASVPVVCAVSAPSSLAVEAAHELGLTLVAFLRDRRANVYAGAHRVST; encoded by the coding sequence GTGAGCGCTCCGCCCGCCGACCGCGCCGCCCGCAGGCCTGGTCCGACCACCCCGGCGGTCGTCAGGGTGATCAGCGGCAGCCGCGATGTGACCCGCCACGACAAGGTGGCCACCGAGGAACCGCTGGAGATCCGCCTCTCGGCCGGCCCCGATAGCCGCACGGTGGCCGTGACCATGCGCACGCCCGGTTCGGACTTCGAGCTGGCCGCCGGCTTCCTGCACACCGAGGGGGTGATCGCCAGCCGGCGCGACCTCGACCGCATCGCCTATTGCACCGACGGGAGCGACCAGCTCTTCAACACGGTGACGGTGCGCCTCAGCTCGCCCCGCCTGCCCGACCTCGCCCCCCTCGAACGCTACGGGACCATCTCCAGCGCCTGCGGCGTGTGCGGCAAGGCCTCCCTCGACGGCCTGCGGGCCCGGGGGGCCCGGCCCCTGGCGCCCGGGGAGGGGCCGGTGGTGGACGCCTCGGTCCTGTACTCGCTCCCCGACGCCCTGCGGGCCGCCCAGCGGACGTTCGACACCACCGGCGGCCTGCACGCCGCCGGCCTGTTCTCGCCCGGGGGCGAGCTGTGGTGTGCCCGCGAGGACATCGGGCGCCACAACACCGTGGACAAGGTCATCGGCTGGGCCCTGATGAACGGGCGGCTAGCGGACTTGCGCGACGCCGTCCTGGTCGTGAGCGGGCGGGCCGGGTTCGAGATCGTCCAGAAGGCGGCCGCGGCATCGGTCCCGGTCGTGTGCGCGGTGTCCGCCCCGTCGAGCCTGGCGGTCGAGGCCGCTCACGAGCTGGGCCTGACGCTCGTGGCCTTCCTCCGCGACCGGCGGGCGAACGTGTACGCAGGCGCGCACCGCGTCAGCACATGA
- a CDS encoding SpoIIE family protein phosphatase has protein sequence MVERGHDGEPSPVAGPRPGPEQAATGYSPDIVGRLRSVSSSLVAELDLARVLQRLVDAAAELVGAEFGAFLPAGPPDVARASSGPVPHLLAQAPSAAHVDALGPVIRGEGAVRLDGPDGGDLGEGSWLAYPVVSRSCEVLGALVLGHGRPGTFDDNHERVVAAVVAPAAIAIDNARLYQAADRARASAQRMAERLSQMQAVSARLAGAGTVDEVAAVVTSGAGEALGCHRASLFVLAEGGTALRLLHSFGYEGDLRRRWARIGLDERLPTTDALLDRRLVLVGDEQQWASRYPQLDPDPTRSVALAVIPLALGEQVFGVATFGWDSPQRFEEDDADFLESLADQCAQALERARLYELERETARTLQRSLLPPRAPEVPGLEVTALYRAGDRSVAVGGDFYDVFPLGLGRWGVAIGDVCGRGAAAASRTALVRYTLRAVATAEDDPVAVLRRVNDAVMLEPDADDRFCAAVYGCVEVDGGRARVTLACAGHPRPVVVRRAGWIDVRGQPGTLIGVLEDPELTSDRVDLGPGDALVFYTDGVSEARSPAGGQFADEELAATLIAGAGMDAPALAASIGRGATEFAGGTMGDDFAILVLRVPADARAEAGADWDGDLPTRPRPPRVARTSLVTGPLPTGPPAPLSAAAAAARFVDEALDSWGLSELVENQPGPLLAELVPAVAPRCDPGPMAVIVRYQGSRLRVEIGDGSLATHRQPPVGPGLGGWRSPAPRLRFDTGGPPPQGTVPRPRSGPAPVGPRGRSHDEGAAAHGPTTGPPPTGPGQPPVGLAPEVDVEAVGFVGERAAARLTAGAAGWGVLATARGRRAWFEVPVRPASW, from the coding sequence GTGGTCGAGCGTGGTCATGACGGCGAGCCGTCGCCCGTCGCCGGGCCTCGGCCGGGGCCCGAGCAGGCGGCGACCGGGTACAGCCCTGACATCGTCGGCCGCCTCCGGTCGGTCTCCTCCTCGCTGGTCGCCGAGCTCGACCTGGCCCGGGTCCTCCAGCGCCTGGTCGACGCGGCCGCCGAACTGGTCGGGGCCGAGTTCGGGGCCTTCCTGCCGGCCGGACCGCCCGACGTGGCCCGGGCGTCCTCGGGCCCCGTTCCCCACCTCCTCGCCCAGGCGCCCAGCGCCGCCCATGTCGACGCCCTCGGTCCGGTGATCCGCGGCGAGGGCGCGGTGCGCCTGGACGGGCCCGATGGCGGGGACCTGGGTGAGGGCAGTTGGCTGGCCTACCCCGTGGTCTCGCGGTCCTGTGAGGTGCTGGGGGCGCTGGTCCTCGGGCACGGGCGGCCGGGGACCTTCGACGACAACCACGAACGGGTCGTGGCCGCCGTGGTCGCACCGGCGGCCATCGCCATCGACAACGCCCGCCTCTACCAGGCCGCCGACCGGGCCCGGGCCTCGGCCCAACGCATGGCCGAGCGGCTCTCGCAGATGCAAGCCGTCAGTGCCCGGCTGGCGGGCGCCGGGACGGTAGACGAGGTGGCTGCGGTCGTCACCTCGGGTGCCGGGGAGGCCCTCGGTTGCCACCGGGCGTCGCTGTTCGTCCTGGCCGAGGGAGGGACGGCCCTGCGCCTGCTGCACTCGTTCGGCTACGAGGGCGACCTGCGCCGGCGCTGGGCCCGGATCGGTCTCGACGAACGGCTGCCCACGACCGACGCCCTCCTCGATCGGCGGCTCGTCCTGGTGGGCGACGAGCAGCAGTGGGCCTCGCGTTACCCGCAGCTCGACCCCGACCCTACCCGCAGCGTGGCCCTGGCCGTCATACCCCTGGCCCTGGGCGAGCAGGTCTTCGGAGTGGCCACCTTCGGGTGGGACTCGCCCCAGCGGTTCGAAGAGGACGACGCCGACTTCCTGGAGTCGCTGGCCGACCAGTGCGCCCAGGCGCTGGAGCGGGCCCGGCTCTACGAGCTCGAACGCGAGACGGCCCGCACGCTCCAGCGCAGCCTGCTCCCGCCGCGGGCCCCCGAGGTGCCGGGCCTGGAGGTGACGGCCCTCTACCGGGCCGGGGACCGCTCGGTGGCCGTGGGCGGCGACTTCTACGACGTGTTCCCCCTGGGCCTGGGACGCTGGGGCGTGGCCATCGGTGACGTCTGCGGCCGGGGGGCGGCCGCCGCCTCGCGTACCGCCCTGGTCCGCTACACGCTGCGGGCGGTGGCGACCGCCGAGGACGACCCGGTGGCCGTGCTCCGGCGGGTCAACGACGCCGTCATGCTCGAACCCGACGCCGACGACCGGTTCTGCGCGGCTGTCTACGGCTGCGTGGAGGTGGACGGCGGGCGCGCCCGGGTGACGCTGGCGTGCGCCGGCCACCCCCGGCCGGTGGTCGTCCGCCGGGCGGGGTGGATCGACGTGCGGGGCCAGCCCGGCACCCTCATCGGCGTGCTCGAGGACCCCGAGCTGACCTCAGACCGTGTCGACCTCGGCCCCGGTGACGCCCTGGTCTTCTACACCGACGGCGTGTCCGAAGCCCGCTCGCCGGCGGGGGGCCAGTTCGCCGATGAGGAACTGGCCGCCACCCTGATCGCCGGGGCCGGGATGGATGCCCCCGCCCTGGCCGCGTCCATCGGCCGGGGGGCGACCGAGTTCGCCGGGGGCACGATGGGCGACGACTTCGCCATCTTGGTCCTGCGGGTACCAGCCGACGCCCGGGCCGAGGCCGGGGCCGACTGGGACGGCGACCTCCCCACCCGGCCCCGGCCGCCCCGGGTGGCCCGCACCTCGCTGGTCACCGGGCCGCTGCCCACCGGCCCGCCGGCCCCGCTGTCGGCCGCCGCCGCAGCCGCCCGCTTCGTGGACGAGGCCCTCGACAGCTGGGGGCTCTCCGAGCTCGTGGAGAACCAGCCCGGGCCCCTCCTGGCCGAACTGGTGCCCGCCGTGGCCCCCCGATGCGACCCCGGACCGATGGCCGTGATCGTGCGTTACCAGGGGTCCCGCCTGCGGGTCGAGATCGGGGACGGGTCCCTGGCCACCCACCGCCAGCCGCCCGTGGGCCCCGGGCTGGGGGGCTGGCGCTCTCCCGCCCCGCGGCTTCGCTTCGACACGGGCGGGCCTCCCCCGCAGGGCACCGTGCCGCGACCGAGGAGCGGCCCGGCGCCCGTCGGGCCCCGGGGCCGGAGCCATGACGAGGGCGCGGCCGCCCACGGTCCCACGACCGGCCCTCCCCCGACGGGGCCCGGCCAGCCGCCCGTGGGGCTGGCCCCGGAGGTGGACGTGGAGGCCGTCGGTTTCGTGGGCGAGCGGGCCGCCGCCCGGCTCACGGCCGGGGCGGCCGGCTGGGGCGTGCTGGCCACGGCCCGGGGCCGGCGGGCCTGGTTCGAGGTCCCGGTGCGGCCCGCCTCCTGGTGA
- a CDS encoding AAA family ATPase, producing the protein MTRPSRNPFKLRGSGSKAKAATAGGSGETPFQLEKADASGRTVTFSDVAGLDEAKAELRDVTEFLSDPSRFQALGAQLPQGILLYGMPGCGKTLLARALAGETGVPFYFVSATSFVEKFVGLGAARVRQLFEAAKRDAPCIVFIDELDAVGRHRNADVSGEREFDHTLNQLLVELDGFLGASGVLILGATNRPELIDPALLRPGRFDRRIRVDRPDRAGREKILMLHAMHRPISRRVDWSDVAANTAGLTAAELASIVNESCLLAARRHRDRVVPEDVEEATARVLSGTHTAKLMGEEEKQLVSVHEGGHALLSVLLRGVNPPPRISIISRANAFGRSPWASAEDREVITKRELMAQLIVLLGGRAAEINVFGQPSTRSEDDLEHASALARRMVEKLAMTGRFELAGDSPGDGKPRGGTDEGGGNREIRELLVRAEQAARTILRDNEHDLNRIAQELFDRETVTAGELHQLVHGGSGPTRVAPSA; encoded by the coding sequence ATGACGCGGCCGTCCCGCAACCCGTTCAAGCTCCGAGGTTCCGGCAGCAAGGCCAAGGCGGCCACCGCCGGCGGTAGCGGCGAGACCCCCTTCCAGTTGGAGAAGGCCGACGCCTCGGGCCGCACCGTCACGTTCTCGGACGTGGCCGGCCTCGACGAGGCCAAGGCCGAGCTGCGGGACGTGACCGAGTTCCTCTCCGACCCGTCCCGGTTCCAGGCCCTGGGCGCCCAGTTGCCCCAGGGCATCCTGCTCTACGGCATGCCCGGGTGCGGCAAGACCCTGCTGGCCCGGGCGCTGGCGGGCGAGACCGGGGTGCCCTTCTACTTCGTGTCGGCCACCAGCTTCGTGGAGAAGTTCGTGGGCCTGGGCGCAGCCCGCGTGCGCCAACTGTTCGAGGCGGCCAAGCGTGACGCCCCGTGCATCGTGTTCATCGACGAGCTCGACGCCGTGGGCCGCCACCGCAACGCCGACGTGTCGGGCGAGCGGGAGTTCGACCATACGCTCAACCAGCTCCTGGTCGAGCTCGACGGCTTCCTGGGGGCCAGCGGCGTGCTGATCCTGGGCGCCACCAACCGGCCCGAGCTGATCGACCCCGCCCTGCTGCGTCCCGGGCGCTTCGACCGGCGCATCCGCGTCGACCGTCCGGACCGGGCCGGGCGGGAGAAGATCCTCATGCTCCACGCCATGCACCGTCCCATCTCCCGGCGGGTCGACTGGTCGGACGTGGCCGCCAACACGGCTGGGCTCACGGCCGCCGAACTGGCCAGCATCGTCAACGAGTCGTGCCTGCTGGCCGCCCGCCGCCACCGCGACCGGGTGGTCCCCGAGGACGTCGAGGAGGCCACGGCCCGCGTCCTGTCGGGCACCCACACGGCCAAGCTCATGGGCGAGGAGGAGAAGCAGCTCGTCTCCGTCCACGAGGGGGGCCACGCACTGCTGTCGGTCCTGCTGCGAGGCGTCAACCCGCCGCCCCGCATCTCGATCATCAGCCGGGCCAACGCCTTCGGGCGCTCCCCGTGGGCCTCGGCCGAAGACCGCGAGGTCATCACCAAGCGGGAGCTCATGGCCCAGCTCATCGTGTTGCTCGGGGGCCGTGCGGCCGAGATCAACGTGTTCGGGCAGCCCAGCACCCGCTCCGAGGACGACCTCGAGCACGCCTCGGCCCTGGCCCGGCGCATGGTCGAGAAGCTGGCCATGACCGGCCGCTTCGAACTGGCCGGCGACTCGCCGGGCGACGGCAAGCCCCGGGGCGGGACTGACGAGGGAGGCGGCAACCGCGAGATACGGGAGCTGCTGGTGCGAGCCGAGCAGGCTGCCCGCACCATCCTGCGCGACAACGAGCACGACCTCAACCGCATCGCCCAGGAGCTGTTCGACCGTGAGACGGTCACGGCCGGCGAGCTGCACCAGCTCGTCCACGGCGGCTCCGGCCCCACCCGGGTGGCGCCCAGCGCCTGA
- a CDS encoding DUF6390 family protein produces the protein MEVVTAGSAGIALFIRYAFMPNHLGYCGGNQNELLLEQAATGQAGPALTPLLTQFSGATPYLRSIAAANRIGDPFDRRVVEAYWLGNELLAGVDAGDLYKTLDERFGSQLPPKLRAQVLRKPPEGAKPFHLFHVVDVYRHLERESVGMAAIESCRISWGQVTAVDGAALMVARQPLVWRDGKLALGQPQPERALRSVDGLGFADDVAVGDWVSVHWGWACEVLDDRKLANLRRWTAHHLTIANQTV, from the coding sequence GTGGAAGTGGTGACGGCCGGCTCGGCGGGCATCGCCCTGTTCATCCGCTACGCGTTCATGCCCAACCACCTGGGTTACTGCGGTGGCAACCAGAACGAGTTGCTCCTCGAGCAGGCGGCCACCGGCCAGGCCGGCCCAGCCCTGACACCCCTGCTCACCCAGTTCTCGGGGGCTACTCCCTACCTGCGGTCAATAGCGGCGGCCAACCGTATCGGTGACCCGTTCGATCGCCGGGTGGTGGAGGCGTACTGGCTGGGCAACGAGCTGCTGGCTGGGGTGGACGCTGGCGATCTGTACAAGACGCTCGATGAGCGCTTCGGGAGCCAGCTCCCGCCGAAGCTGCGCGCCCAGGTGCTGCGCAAGCCGCCTGAGGGGGCCAAACCGTTCCATCTCTTCCATGTCGTCGACGTTTACCGCCACCTTGAGCGCGAATCGGTGGGAATGGCCGCCATCGAGAGCTGCCGTATCAGCTGGGGCCAGGTCACGGCCGTCGACGGGGCCGCCCTGATGGTCGCCCGCCAGCCTCTCGTGTGGCGGGACGGCAAGCTGGCCCTGGGCCAACCCCAGCCCGAGCGGGCCTTGCGTTCGGTCGACGGCCTCGGGTTCGCCGACGACGTGGCCGTGGGGGACTGGGTCTCGGTCCACTGGGGCTGGGCCTGCGAGGTCCTCGACGACCGCAAGCTGGCCAACCTGCGCCGCTGGACCGCCCACCACCTCACCATCGCCAACCAGACGGTCTGA